In the genome of Nocardioides marmoribigeumensis, one region contains:
- the dnaE gene encoding DNA polymerase III subunit alpha → MSSGSSGPGEGFAHLHVHTEYSMLDGAARLDDMFARTAELGMDAIAMTDHGNVFGAFEFWSKAKKHGVKPIIGLEAYVTPDTSRFERKRVRWGDGSRDSAGDDVSGSGAYTHMTLLAETTQGMHNLFRLSSRSSLEGYFYKPRADRELLNEHAKGLIATTGCPSGEVQTRLRLGQYDQARRAAGEFQDIFGRDNYFLELMDHGLSIETRVRDDLLTLSKELGIPPIATNDSHYVNPGDAPAHEHLLCVSSGSVMSEPPYEKGGKRFAFQGDGYYVKSPQEMRQIWRDLPEACDNTLLIAQRCEVEFDTKANYMPRFDVPEGYTEDTWFREEVQTGLRFRYPDGIPEEVQKQADFEVGVILQMGFPGYFLVVADFINWAKDNGIRVGPGRGSGAGSMCAYALRITDLDPLRHGLIFERFLNPDRVSMPDFDIDFDDRRRAEVIDYVSRKYGSDRVSMIVTYGTIKAKQAVKDSSRILGFPFSMGDRITKAMPPAVMGKDVPLKQLFDPQHPRYGEGGEFRALYEAEPDVKNVVDTAIGIEGLKRQWGVHAAGIIMSSAPLQDVIPIMKREQDGAIITQFDYPTCESLGLIKMDFLGLRNLTVLDDAVRNVELNRGEKLVLEDLTLDDPASYELLGRGDTLGVFQLDGGPMRSLLRQMRPDNFEDISAVLALYRPGPMGVNSHINYALRKNGKQDVTPIHPELEEPLADILGNTHGLIVYQEQVMAVAQKLAGYTLGQADLLRRAMGKKKKEVLDAEYVPFSEGMKANGYSDAAIKTLWDVLVPFSDYAFNKAHTAAYGLVSYWTAYLKAHYPAEYMAALLTSVKDDKDKSAIYLNECRRMGIKVLPPDVNESEATFTPVGTDIRFGLNAIRNVGGNVVAGIVTARQEKGRFTDFNDFLGKVEAVVCNKRVMESLIKAGAFDSLGHRRSALVAVHETAVDQYVEVKRNEAIGQDSLFGGLDEADSGGGLAGWGTEVHVPDLPEWDKTTLLSHERDMLGLYVSDHPLQGLEHILAKEAETTIGRLLADEERGDRTPVTICGLITGVQRKITKAGATWAMVTVEDLEGAIEVLFFPAAYQLVSTLLVEDTVVTVKGNLSRQKDTPELHGQELARPDLTEGPSGPVVINLPSTRCTPETVDRLRDILATHPGVTEVRLRLMTRTSTRVMRLDDRLRVSPSPSLSGELKELLGPHCLSGV, encoded by the coding sequence ATGTCGTCAGGGTCGTCAGGACCAGGAGAGGGCTTCGCCCACCTCCACGTCCACACCGAGTACTCCATGCTCGACGGCGCGGCACGGCTCGACGACATGTTCGCGCGCACCGCCGAGCTCGGCATGGACGCGATCGCGATGACCGACCACGGCAACGTCTTCGGCGCCTTCGAGTTCTGGTCCAAGGCCAAGAAGCACGGCGTCAAGCCGATCATCGGGCTCGAGGCCTACGTCACCCCCGACACCAGCCGCTTCGAGCGCAAGCGGGTCCGCTGGGGCGACGGCAGCCGCGACAGCGCGGGCGACGACGTCTCCGGCTCCGGCGCCTACACCCACATGACCCTGCTGGCCGAGACCACGCAGGGCATGCACAACCTGTTCCGGCTGTCCTCGCGCTCGTCGCTCGAGGGCTACTTCTACAAGCCCCGCGCCGACCGCGAGCTGCTCAACGAGCACGCCAAGGGGCTCATCGCGACCACCGGCTGCCCCTCCGGCGAGGTCCAGACCCGCCTCCGCCTGGGGCAGTACGACCAGGCACGACGCGCGGCCGGGGAGTTCCAGGACATCTTCGGGCGCGACAACTACTTCCTCGAGCTGATGGACCACGGCCTGTCCATCGAGACCCGGGTCCGCGACGACCTGCTCACGCTCTCCAAGGAGCTCGGCATCCCGCCGATCGCGACCAACGACTCCCACTACGTCAACCCCGGCGACGCGCCCGCCCACGAGCACCTGCTCTGCGTGAGCTCGGGCAGCGTGATGAGCGAGCCGCCCTACGAGAAGGGCGGCAAGCGGTTCGCCTTCCAGGGCGACGGCTACTACGTCAAGTCGCCGCAGGAGATGCGGCAGATCTGGCGCGACCTGCCCGAGGCCTGCGACAACACCCTCCTCATCGCCCAGCGGTGCGAGGTCGAGTTCGACACCAAGGCCAACTACATGCCGCGGTTCGACGTCCCCGAGGGCTACACCGAGGACACCTGGTTCCGCGAGGAGGTGCAGACCGGGCTGCGCTTCCGCTACCCCGACGGCATCCCCGAGGAGGTCCAGAAGCAGGCCGACTTCGAGGTCGGCGTCATCCTGCAGATGGGCTTCCCGGGCTACTTCCTCGTCGTCGCCGACTTCATCAACTGGGCCAAGGACAACGGCATCCGCGTGGGCCCGGGCCGAGGCTCCGGCGCGGGCTCGATGTGCGCCTACGCGCTGCGCATCACCGATCTCGACCCGCTCCGGCACGGCCTGATCTTCGAGCGGTTCCTCAACCCCGACCGCGTCTCGATGCCCGACTTCGACATCGACTTCGACGACCGTCGCCGCGCCGAGGTGATCGACTACGTCTCACGCAAGTACGGCTCCGACCGCGTCTCGATGATCGTCACCTACGGCACGATCAAGGCCAAGCAGGCGGTCAAGGACTCCTCGCGCATCCTCGGCTTCCCGTTCTCGATGGGTGACCGCATCACCAAGGCGATGCCCCCGGCGGTGATGGGCAAGGACGTCCCGCTCAAGCAGCTGTTCGACCCCCAGCACCCCCGGTACGGCGAGGGCGGCGAGTTCCGCGCCCTCTACGAGGCCGAGCCCGACGTCAAGAACGTCGTCGACACCGCCATCGGCATCGAGGGCCTCAAGCGCCAGTGGGGCGTGCACGCCGCGGGCATCATCATGTCGAGCGCGCCTCTGCAGGACGTCATCCCGATCATGAAGCGGGAGCAGGACGGCGCGATCATCACGCAGTTCGACTACCCGACGTGCGAGTCGCTCGGCCTGATCAAGATGGACTTCCTGGGCCTGCGCAACCTCACCGTCCTCGACGACGCCGTGCGCAACGTCGAGCTCAACCGCGGCGAGAAGCTGGTGCTCGAGGACCTCACGCTCGACGACCCCGCCTCCTACGAGCTGCTCGGGCGCGGCGACACCCTGGGCGTGTTCCAGCTCGACGGCGGCCCGATGCGCTCGCTGCTGCGCCAGATGCGCCCCGACAACTTCGAGGACATCTCCGCGGTGCTGGCGCTCTACCGCCCTGGCCCGATGGGCGTGAACAGCCACATCAACTACGCCCTGCGCAAGAACGGCAAGCAGGACGTCACCCCGATCCACCCCGAGCTCGAGGAGCCGCTCGCCGACATCCTCGGCAACACCCACGGCCTGATCGTCTACCAGGAGCAGGTCATGGCCGTGGCCCAGAAGCTCGCCGGCTACACGCTGGGTCAGGCCGACCTGCTGCGCCGCGCCATGGGCAAGAAGAAGAAGGAGGTGCTCGACGCCGAGTACGTCCCCTTCTCCGAGGGCATGAAGGCCAACGGCTACTCCGACGCGGCGATCAAGACCCTGTGGGACGTCCTGGTCCCCTTCTCCGACTACGCCTTCAACAAGGCCCACACCGCGGCCTACGGCCTGGTGTCCTACTGGACGGCCTACCTCAAGGCGCACTACCCGGCCGAGTACATGGCCGCCCTGCTCACCTCGGTCAAGGACGACAAGGACAAGTCCGCGATCTACCTCAACGAGTGCCGCCGCATGGGCATCAAGGTGCTGCCGCCCGACGTCAACGAGTCCGAGGCCACCTTCACCCCGGTCGGCACCGACATCCGCTTCGGGCTCAACGCGATCCGCAACGTCGGCGGCAACGTCGTGGCCGGCATCGTGACCGCCCGCCAGGAGAAGGGCCGCTTCACCGACTTCAACGACTTCCTCGGCAAGGTCGAGGCCGTGGTGTGCAACAAGCGCGTGATGGAGTCGCTGATCAAGGCCGGGGCGTTCGACTCGCTGGGACACCGGCGCTCCGCCCTGGTCGCGGTCCACGAGACCGCGGTCGACCAGTACGTCGAGGTCAAGCGCAACGAGGCGATCGGCCAGGACTCGCTGTTCGGGGGGCTCGACGAGGCCGACTCCGGGGGCGGGCTGGCCGGCTGGGGCACCGAGGTGCACGTCCCGGACCTGCCCGAGTGGGACAAGACGACCCTGCTCAGCCACGAGCGCGACATGCTCGGCCTCTACGTCTCCGACCACCCGCTGCAGGGCCTCGAGCACATCCTGGCCAAGGAGGCCGAGACCACCATCGGACGGCTGCTGGCCGACGAGGAGCGTGGCGACCGCACGCCGGTGACGATCTGCGGTCTCATCACCGGGGTCCAGCGCAAGATCACCAAGGCCGGGGCGACCTGGGCGATGGTGACGGTCGAGGACCTCGAGGGGGCGATCGAGGTGCTGTTCTTCCCCGCCGCCTACCAGCTGGTCAGCACGCTGCTGGTCGAGGACACCGTCGTCACGGTCAAGGGCAACCTGTCCAGGCAGAAGGACACCCCCGAGCTGCACGGCCAGGAGCTGGCCCGCCCCGACCTCACCGAGGGGCCGAGCGGCCCGGTGGTGATCAACCTGCCCTCCACGCGCTGCACGCCCGAGACCGTCGACCGCCTGCGCGACATCCTGGCCACCCACCCGGGGGTCACCGAAGTACGCTTGCGCCTCATGACGAGGACCAGCACCCGCGTGATGCGGCTCGACGACCGCCTGCGCGTGTCCCCGAGCCCCTCGCTGTCCGGGGAGCTCAAGGAGCTGCTCGGACCGCACTGCCTGAGTGGCGTGTGA
- a CDS encoding pyridoxal phosphate-dependent decarboxylase family protein: MPDDLLAQLAELGAGDVPTKGGRTLAYVYDSGLADVDELARQALGAYCDSNGLDPTAFPSLRRMENDLVGIAADLLDAPPTVVGTVTSGGTESCLLAVQAARDAHPSVERPRVVVPDTVHAAFRKAAHYFGVELVVAPVREDFRADPVATAAAVDEAPDRTVLVVCSAPSYAHGVVDPVTEIAALAAARGIRCHVDACIGGWVLPFAARLGRPVAPWTFAVDGVTSISVDLHKYAYTPKGASLLLHRTPALRRPQYFASADWPGYTMLNSTMQSTRSGGPLAAAWTVVRAIGPQGYDDLVRQTLEGVDALVAGVGGIDGLRVVAAPDSTLVALETDGSCDVFTLADELAGHGWYVQPQMGFAGRPPTLHLTLCAATAPGVPDLLAALAAAVRRAREAGPVAVDPEVAAFVAALEPATLSEEDFDGLLAAAGLAGGGGDLALPERMAEVNALLDAAPPRLREAVLVAFLDRLMRPARGTDPRWSS; encoded by the coding sequence GTGCCCGATGACCTGCTCGCCCAGCTCGCGGAGCTGGGTGCCGGCGACGTGCCGACCAAGGGCGGCCGCACGCTGGCCTACGTCTACGACTCCGGCCTCGCCGACGTCGACGAGCTGGCCCGGCAGGCGCTCGGGGCCTACTGCGACAGCAACGGCCTGGACCCCACCGCCTTCCCCTCCCTGAGACGCATGGAGAACGACCTGGTCGGCATCGCCGCGGACCTCCTCGACGCGCCGCCCACGGTCGTGGGCACGGTCACCTCCGGCGGGACCGAGTCCTGCCTGCTCGCGGTGCAGGCCGCCCGCGACGCCCACCCGTCCGTCGAGCGCCCACGGGTCGTCGTCCCGGACACGGTGCACGCCGCGTTCCGCAAGGCGGCCCACTACTTCGGGGTCGAGCTCGTCGTGGCCCCGGTCCGCGAGGACTTCCGCGCCGACCCCGTCGCCACGGCCGCCGCGGTCGACGAGGCGCCGGACCGCACGGTCCTCGTGGTCTGCTCCGCACCGTCGTACGCCCACGGGGTGGTGGACCCGGTCACCGAGATCGCCGCGCTCGCCGCCGCGCGCGGGATCCGCTGCCACGTCGACGCCTGCATCGGGGGCTGGGTGCTGCCGTTCGCCGCGCGGCTCGGGCGACCGGTCGCCCCCTGGACCTTCGCCGTCGACGGGGTCACGAGCATCTCGGTCGACCTGCACAAGTACGCCTACACGCCCAAGGGCGCCTCGCTGCTCCTGCACCGCACGCCGGCGCTGCGGCGCCCGCAGTACTTCGCCTCCGCCGACTGGCCCGGCTACACCATGCTCAACTCCACGATGCAGTCCACGCGCTCCGGAGGCCCGCTCGCCGCGGCCTGGACCGTCGTGCGCGCCATCGGGCCGCAGGGGTACGACGACCTGGTGCGGCAAACGCTCGAGGGCGTCGACGCGCTCGTGGCCGGGGTCGGGGGGATCGACGGGCTGCGGGTCGTGGCGGCCCCCGACTCGACCCTGGTGGCGCTGGAGACCGACGGGTCGTGCGACGTGTTCACACTGGCCGACGAGCTCGCCGGCCACGGGTGGTACGTCCAGCCCCAGATGGGCTTCGCCGGGCGCCCGCCGACCCTGCACCTCACCCTGTGCGCGGCGACCGCGCCGGGGGTCCCGGACCTGCTCGCGGCGCTCGCGGCCGCCGTACGCCGGGCGCGGGAGGCGGGACCGGTCGCGGTCGACCCCGAGGTGGCGGCGTTCGTCGCGGCCCTCGAGCCCGCCACCCTCTCCGAGGAGGACTTCGACGGGCTCCTGGCGGCCGCCGGCCTCGCCGGCGGGGGAGGCGACCTCGCGCTCCCGGAGCGGATGGCCGAGGTCAACGCCCTGCTCGACGCCGCCCCTCCGCGGCTGCGGGAGGCGGTGCTCGTGGCCTTCCTCGACCGCCTCATGCGGCCGGCCCGCGGGACCGACCCGCGGTGGTCGTCCTGA
- a CDS encoding MFS transporter: MSTADGPVGNLPRPVRLGYGAGSVATGAFGTVPGLMLLPFLTDTLGIGALAAGLVVLLPKAWDVVLNPLAGRISDRTVDPRGPRRPWLLRGGLGLAACFALLFAGPDLGSRAADTAWVLVAFLACATAYAFFQVPFVAMPAELTDDYDERTRLMTWRVALLALTILLTGASAPLIRDAAGGRDGYRLMGLVMAVVIAVGVVASYAGTRHAPVGTVEAGAGTLADQVRVVAAARDFRALLTTFVVQALAVGAMLAGVDYVAREVLGSAGASTVLFVCFVGPALLLTPVWARVGERAGKRRGYAAASLCLAAGALLLVTAQVVPPAVVYLATALVGVGYAGAQVFPLAMLPDAAAVDAHRTGENRAGVYTGVWTAGETLGLALGPGLFALVLAAGGYVSSEGGGVTQPASAVTAITLGFSLVPAALVLLSLWWLRGYRLTAAEVAAATSEEPRAR; this comes from the coding sequence GTGAGCACCGCGGACGGACCGGTCGGGAACCTGCCCCGACCGGTCCGTCTCGGTTATGGCGCCGGGTCCGTGGCGACCGGCGCCTTCGGCACGGTCCCCGGCCTGATGCTCCTGCCGTTCCTCACCGACACCCTCGGGATCGGTGCCCTGGCGGCGGGTCTCGTGGTCCTGCTCCCCAAGGCGTGGGACGTGGTGCTCAACCCGCTCGCGGGCCGCATCTCCGACCGCACCGTCGACCCGCGGGGCCCCCGCCGCCCGTGGCTGCTGCGCGGCGGGCTGGGGCTCGCGGCCTGCTTCGCGCTCCTCTTCGCGGGGCCGGACCTCGGCTCGCGGGCCGCCGACACCGCCTGGGTGCTGGTCGCGTTCCTGGCCTGCGCGACGGCGTACGCCTTCTTCCAGGTGCCGTTCGTCGCGATGCCCGCCGAGCTCACCGACGACTACGACGAGCGCACCCGCCTGATGACCTGGCGCGTCGCCCTGCTGGCCCTGACGATCCTGCTCACCGGGGCCTCCGCGCCGCTGATCCGCGACGCTGCCGGCGGGCGCGACGGCTACCGCCTGATGGGCCTGGTCATGGCCGTGGTCATCGCGGTCGGCGTCGTCGCGTCGTACGCCGGCACGCGGCACGCGCCGGTCGGCACGGTGGAGGCGGGGGCGGGCACGCTGGCCGACCAGGTGCGCGTGGTGGCCGCCGCCCGCGACTTCCGGGCCCTGCTCACCACCTTCGTCGTCCAGGCGCTGGCCGTGGGCGCCATGCTCGCCGGGGTCGACTACGTCGCCCGTGAGGTGCTGGGCAGCGCGGGCGCCTCCACGGTGCTGTTCGTCTGCTTCGTGGGGCCTGCGCTGCTGCTGACCCCCGTCTGGGCGCGGGTGGGGGAGCGGGCCGGCAAGCGCCGCGGCTACGCCGCCGCCTCGCTGTGCCTGGCCGCCGGCGCGCTGCTGCTCGTGACGGCCCAGGTCGTGCCTCCCGCCGTGGTCTACCTCGCCACCGCGCTCGTGGGGGTGGGGTACGCCGGCGCGCAGGTCTTCCCGCTCGCGATGCTCCCCGACGCCGCGGCCGTGGACGCCCACCGCACGGGGGAGAACCGCGCGGGCGTCTACACCGGGGTCTGGACCGCGGGGGAGACCCTCGGCCTCGCCCTGGGTCCCGGCCTCTTCGCGCTGGTGCTCGCGGCCGGGGGCTACGTCTCCTCCGAGGGCGGTGGGGTCACCCAGCCCGCCTCCGCGGTCACCGCGATCACCCTCGGTTTCTCGCTCGTCCCCGCCGCGCTGGTGCTGCTGTCCCTGTGGTGGCTGCGCGGCTACCGCCTCACCGCGGCCGAGGTGGCCGCCGCGACCTCGGAGGAACCCCGTGCCCGATGA
- a CDS encoding sensor histidine kinase, producing MTTTEVTPPDEIGAPASRFATFAAVAAAVSVACCLGAFPLSVYLDGNDVALGFAAPDLVLGMTWPVAGALILRVQPHNSVGRLMLVTAVIGPYHVASAVAAHTGGEGVVGAACAWFAVWGFAPPYFYTVPVIPHLFPDGRPLGRRWGHLVRFLLVLATLAVVGRMFADVPPDLAPEVANPLGIPGADWLRGLVVACVMPLFFVGIPTGVLVIALRMRRAQDRERTQLLWLLLGGLVLLVGVAVGFMPGAAGEWAFSASLAGVPTAMAIGILRHQLFDIEVTLSRTLVLAIITAMVVGVYVVLVYVADAVAPGSSWGVLVVALAALAAAAARERVQRVVDRRLFGHRHNAYAVVADVGKRVAGASQPVDALQRLVDGLRESLRLPYAAYVSDDLTLTSGTPVHGSQVVRVEALGDRVGELHVGLRRPHERWTPQQENAVAEIASRAGTLAYAARLVGDVALSRGRIVAAREEERRRLRKDLHDGVAPALAGTALQLDSLARRLRSLDASLAERAEALRDGLRAGVGELRAVVHGLRPPVLDQLGLAGAVRQLVAGHDQPATQVTVAPFDPPTAAVEVAAYAIASEAFTNALRHSVASRVEVGLGQDGRRLVVRVSDNGVGMPARVKEGVGVRSMRERAAEVGGTLRVTRTPGGGTTVRAELPLDPA from the coding sequence ATGACCACCACGGAGGTGACGCCGCCGGACGAGATCGGGGCCCCGGCGTCGAGGTTCGCCACCTTCGCCGCCGTGGCGGCCGCGGTGTCCGTGGCGTGCTGCCTGGGCGCGTTCCCGCTCTCGGTCTACCTCGACGGCAACGACGTGGCACTGGGCTTCGCCGCCCCGGACCTCGTGCTCGGCATGACCTGGCCGGTCGCGGGCGCGCTGATCCTGCGCGTCCAGCCGCACAACAGCGTGGGCCGGCTGATGCTCGTCACGGCCGTCATCGGGCCCTACCACGTCGCCTCGGCAGTCGCCGCCCACACCGGCGGCGAGGGCGTGGTGGGCGCTGCCTGCGCGTGGTTCGCCGTGTGGGGCTTCGCCCCGCCGTACTTCTACACCGTGCCGGTGATCCCGCACCTCTTCCCGGACGGCCGGCCGCTGGGTCGACGCTGGGGCCACCTGGTCCGGTTCCTGCTGGTCCTGGCGACCCTGGCGGTCGTCGGGCGGATGTTCGCCGACGTCCCTCCCGACCTCGCGCCGGAGGTCGCCAACCCCCTCGGCATCCCGGGCGCCGACTGGCTGCGAGGCCTCGTCGTCGCGTGCGTCATGCCGCTGTTCTTCGTCGGGATCCCGACCGGCGTCCTGGTGATCGCGCTGCGCATGCGCCGGGCGCAGGACCGGGAGCGCACGCAGCTGCTGTGGCTGCTCCTCGGCGGCCTGGTCCTGCTCGTGGGGGTGGCCGTGGGCTTCATGCCCGGTGCCGCCGGCGAATGGGCGTTCTCGGCCTCCCTGGCCGGCGTGCCCACGGCGATGGCGATCGGGATCCTGCGTCACCAGCTCTTCGACATCGAGGTGACGCTGAGCCGCACGCTCGTCCTCGCGATCATCACCGCGATGGTCGTGGGCGTCTACGTCGTCCTGGTCTACGTCGCCGACGCGGTCGCGCCCGGCTCGAGCTGGGGCGTGCTCGTCGTCGCCCTGGCGGCCCTGGCCGCGGCGGCCGCTCGCGAGCGCGTCCAGCGGGTCGTGGACCGGCGCCTGTTCGGTCACCGGCACAACGCCTACGCCGTCGTCGCCGACGTCGGCAAGCGGGTCGCCGGGGCCTCCCAGCCCGTCGACGCCCTGCAGCGGCTCGTCGACGGGCTGCGGGAGTCGCTGCGGCTGCCCTACGCGGCGTACGTCAGCGACGACCTCACGCTCACCTCCGGTACGCCGGTCCACGGCAGCCAGGTGGTCAGGGTCGAGGCGCTCGGCGACCGGGTCGGCGAGCTGCACGTCGGGCTGCGCCGGCCGCACGAGCGGTGGACCCCGCAGCAGGAGAACGCCGTGGCCGAGATCGCCTCGCGTGCCGGCACGCTGGCCTACGCCGCACGCCTGGTCGGCGACGTGGCCCTGAGCCGTGGCCGCATCGTGGCCGCTCGCGAGGAGGAGCGGCGCCGGCTGCGCAAGGACCTGCACGACGGGGTCGCACCCGCCCTGGCGGGGACCGCGCTCCAGCTGGACTCGCTGGCGCGGCGGCTGCGGTCGCTCGACGCCTCGCTCGCCGAGCGCGCCGAGGCGCTGCGCGACGGGCTGCGTGCCGGGGTGGGCGAGCTGCGCGCCGTGGTGCACGGGCTGCGGCCGCCCGTGCTCGACCAGCTCGGACTCGCCGGTGCGGTCAGGCAGCTCGTGGCCGGGCACGACCAGCCCGCGACGCAGGTGACCGTCGCGCCCTTCGACCCGCCGACCGCTGCGGTCGAGGTGGCGGCGTACGCCATCGCCTCCGAGGCGTTCACCAACGCGCTGCGCCACAGCGTGGCGAGCCGGGTCGAGGTCGGGCTCGGGCAGGATGGGCGCCGACTGGTGGTCCGGGTCAGCGACAACGGGGTGGGGATGCCCGCCCGGGTGAAGGAGGGGGTCGGGGTGCGGAGCATGCGCGAGCGCGCGGCGGAGGTCGGCGGGACGTTGCGGGTCACCAGGACGCCGGGAGGCGGCACCACGGTCCGCGCCGAGCTCCCCCTGGACCCCGCATGA
- a CDS encoding response regulator transcription factor, which translates to MSVSVLVADDHPMFRAGMVTVLQDLDDIEVVGQAANGREAVELVARMAPDVVLMDLRMPEVGGLEATARIKVEHPDTAVIVLTMDSDDDSIFAALRAGARGYLLKESDGLDIERAINGVARGEAVFGAGIAERVLTLFSQGRSSAVSPFPELTPRELEMLELIAGGLDNPTIARRLFLSEKTVRNRVSAILTKLHARSRAEMVALARDAGLGGPAS; encoded by the coding sequence ATGAGCGTCAGCGTGCTGGTGGCCGACGACCACCCGATGTTCCGCGCCGGCATGGTGACCGTGCTGCAGGACCTCGACGACATCGAGGTGGTCGGGCAGGCCGCCAACGGCCGGGAGGCGGTCGAGCTGGTCGCGAGGATGGCCCCCGACGTGGTGCTGATGGACCTGCGCATGCCCGAGGTCGGCGGTCTCGAGGCGACCGCGCGGATCAAGGTCGAGCACCCCGACACCGCCGTGATCGTGCTGACGATGGACTCCGACGACGACTCGATCTTCGCCGCGCTGCGGGCCGGGGCCCGGGGCTACCTGCTCAAGGAGTCCGACGGTCTCGACATCGAGCGGGCGATCAACGGCGTGGCACGCGGCGAGGCGGTCTTCGGGGCCGGCATCGCCGAGCGCGTGCTCACCCTGTTCAGCCAGGGGCGCTCGTCGGCGGTCAGCCCGTTCCCCGAGCTGACCCCCCGCGAGCTGGAGATGCTCGAGCTCATCGCCGGTGGCCTCGACAACCCGACGATCGCGCGACGGCTGTTCCTCAGCGAGAAGACCGTGCGCAACCGGGTCAGCGCGATCCTCACCAAGCTGCACGCCCGCTCCCGCGCGGAGATGGTCGCCCTCGCCCGCGACGCCGGGCTCGGCGGTCCCGCGTCCTGA
- a CDS encoding GNAT family N-acetyltransferase: MGSTDGPDLTGVLLRPAGPDDLDAVVEVHLTSRKAAVPAMPPMVHPDRDAAPYLRGRMAAGETWVAEVEGRVVGYALVDGAWLDHLYVLPDFAGQGIGSNLLDLVKTLRPGGFALWVFESNEPARRFYRRWGLVELERTDGSGNDERAPDLRMAWEGTDPMAYLRTQVDETDDDLARVLARRAALTARIQEHKEVPGHEGRDPAREAEIVERLVATAPALGTEGWTRILEAVITASLDAAERRA; encoded by the coding sequence GTGGGCTCGACTGACGGTCCCGACCTGACCGGGGTGCTGCTGCGCCCGGCCGGTCCCGACGACCTCGACGCCGTCGTCGAGGTGCACCTGACCTCGCGCAAGGCCGCGGTCCCGGCGATGCCCCCGATGGTCCACCCCGACCGCGACGCCGCGCCCTACCTGCGCGGGCGGATGGCGGCCGGCGAGACGTGGGTGGCCGAGGTCGAGGGCCGGGTCGTGGGCTACGCGCTCGTCGACGGGGCGTGGCTGGACCACCTCTACGTGCTCCCCGACTTCGCCGGGCAGGGCATCGGCAGCAACCTGCTCGACCTGGTCAAGACGCTGCGGCCGGGCGGCTTCGCCCTGTGGGTCTTCGAGAGCAACGAGCCGGCCCGACGGTTCTACCGCCGCTGGGGGCTGGTCGAGCTGGAGCGCACCGACGGGTCCGGCAACGACGAGCGCGCCCCCGACCTCCGGATGGCCTGGGAGGGGACCGATCCGATGGCCTACCTCCGGACCCAGGTCGACGAGACCGACGACGACCTGGCCCGCGTGCTCGCCCGGCGGGCGGCCCTGACCGCGCGCATCCAGGAGCACAAGGAGGTGCCCGGCCACGAGGGCCGCGACCCGGCGCGCGAGGCCGAGATCGTCGAGCGGCTCGTGGCCACGGCGCCGGCCCTCGGCACCGAGGGGTGGACCCGGATCCTCGAGGCGGTCATCACGGCCAGCCTCGACGCTGCCGAGCGCCGGGCCTGA
- a CDS encoding RluA family pseudouridine synthase, producing MSDHRTVLVPEGLAGERVDTALARMFGVSRSRAAELVGQGLVHVDGQEVAKSERVHAGSMLEATIPALAPVAVKPEIVEGIGIIHDDDALVVIDKPVGVAVHPSPGWSGPTVVGHLAAAGFRISTSGASERQGIVQRLDVGTSGVMVIAKSESAYSILKNAFRHRTVDKTYHALVQGHPDPFRGTIEAPIARHPKFDHKYAVISGGRHSVTHYETLEAHRFASLLELHLETGRTHQIRVHMQALHHPCVGDPLYGGDPVLAERVGLRRQWLHAVRLGFDHPDSGEYVEYESPYPDDLAHALDVIRGLD from the coding sequence GTGAGCGACCACCGCACCGTCCTGGTCCCCGAGGGTCTCGCGGGCGAGCGGGTCGACACCGCCCTCGCGCGGATGTTCGGCGTCTCCCGCAGCCGGGCCGCCGAGCTCGTGGGGCAGGGGCTCGTCCACGTCGACGGCCAGGAGGTCGCCAAGTCCGAGCGGGTGCACGCCGGGTCGATGCTCGAGGCCACGATCCCGGCCCTCGCACCGGTCGCGGTCAAGCCCGAGATCGTGGAGGGCATCGGGATCATCCACGACGACGACGCCCTCGTGGTCATCGACAAGCCGGTCGGCGTCGCGGTGCACCCCAGCCCGGGCTGGTCGGGCCCGACCGTCGTCGGCCACCTCGCCGCAGCCGGGTTCCGCATCTCCACGAGCGGGGCGAGCGAGCGGCAGGGGATCGTGCAGCGGCTCGACGTCGGCACGTCGGGGGTGATGGTGATCGCCAAGTCCGAGTCGGCGTACTCCATCCTCAAGAACGCCTTCCGGCACCGCACGGTCGACAAGACCTACCACGCGCTGGTGCAGGGCCACCCCGACCCGTTCCGCGGCACGATCGAGGCCCCGATCGCGCGGCACCCCAAGTTCGACCACAAGTACGCCGTGATCTCCGGTGGCCGGCACAGCGTCACCCACTACGAGACGCTCGAGGCCCACCGGTTCGCCAGCCTGCTGGAGCTGCACCTGGAGACCGGTCGCACGCACCAGATCCGTGTGCACATGCAGGCGCTGCACCACCCGTGCGTGGGCGACCCGCTCTACGGCGGCGACCCGGTCCTGGCCGAGCGGGTCGGGCTGAGGCGGCAGTGGCTGCACGCCGTGCGGCTCGGCTTCGACCACCCCGACTCGGGAGAGTACGTCGAGTACGAGTCGCCCTACCCCGACGACCTCGCCCACGCCCTGGACGTGATCCGTGGGCTCGACTGA